TAATAACGCTGCAAAACATAAGTATGGGTTTGCCATTGGATCTGGGAAACGTGCTTCAACACGCGTTGCTTTCGGGCTAGTTACCGCTGGAATACGGATTGACGCAGAGCGGTTACTTGCAGAGTAAGCTAATAATACAGGTGCTTCAAAACCCGGTACTAAACGTTTGTATGAGTTTGTGGTTGGGTTGGTGAACGCATTTAATGCTTTAGCGTGTTTGATGATACCGCCGATGTAGTAAAGAGCAGTCTCAGACAAGCCTGCATATTTATCGCCCATAAAGACGTTTTTGCCATCTTTGCTTAACGACATATTACAGTGCATACCTGAACCATTATCGCCTGCAAATGGTTTTGGCATAAAGCAAGCCGTTTTACCGTGTTCAAGTGCAACGTTTTGTACGACATATTTATAGATTTGGGTTTCATCAGCTTTTAATGTTAGGCTGTTAAATTTCGTTGCAATTTCGTTTTGGCCTGCTGTTGCCACTTCATGGTGGTGAGCTTCAATCACTAAGCCCATTTCTTCTAAAATTAAGCACATTTCAGAACGAATATCGTGAGCCGTATCAATTGGTGCTACTGCACAGTAACCACCTTTTTTCAATGGACGATAAGCATTGTTGCCGTTTTCATATTTGCGGTTAGTGTTCCACGCCGCTTCAATATCATCAATGTGATAAGAAACATTGTTCATTTCTGTGCTAAAACGAACATCATCAAATAGGAAGAATTCTGGTTCTGGACCAAACATCACATTGTCAGCAATCCCAGTTGATTTTAGGTAGTTTTCTGCACGAATTGCAATTGAACGTGGATCACGATCATAACTTTGCATTGTGTTAGGGTCATAAATACTACAACGGATAGAAAGGGTAGGGATTTGAGCGAAAGGATCTACAACGGCAGTTTCAGGGATTGGCATCAAAAGCATATCAGCTTTGTTAATGGCTCGCCAACCTTCGACTGATGAACCGTCGAACATTTTGCCTTCTTCGAAAAGATCTTCAAGGTCGTCTGCAACAAGGCTTACAGGAAGCGATACGCCATGTTCCTTACCTTTAATATCCGTAAATCTTAATAATACGAATTTGATGTCGTTATCACGAATCAGTTTCGCAACATTTGCAATCGCATTTGCGTTTGACATTATGAACTTCCTCTTGGTGGGTATATAAATGAATATATAGAATAAATAACTTATGAATGATATCATTTTTAGGTAAGAAAAGAGAGGTTTTCTTTAATGAATTTGCAAAATTTACGTAAAAGAAGACCGCTTATTTACTTTTAGGCTTTGAAAAAGCTAATTAATAAGAAAAATTAACCAAAAAAGAGCGAATAAATCTTCGTTTTGAGTAAAATTAAATCTTTTAAATAAAAAAAAGAGATTTTTTTCAAAAAATGCTAGACAAACAAAACCGAAATCTATAATATACGCCTCCGTTGCGACGCAGTACTGAAAACAACGCGTTCGTAGCTCAGTTGGATAGAGCGTTGGCCTCCGGAGCCAAAGGTCGCAAGTTCGAATCTTGTCGAGCGCGCCAGGTTAATGCAATATCAACGAGATGGTGGCTATAGCTCAGTTGGTAGAGCCCTGGATTGTGATTCCAGTTGTCGTGGGTTCGAATCCCATTAGCCACCCCATTTAAAATATATGCAGTAGCATAACTGACGGCGAGTAGCGCAGCTTGGTAGCGCAACTGGTTTGGGACCAGTGGGTCGTAGGTTCAAATCCTATCTCGCCGACCACTTTATTTTTTGTTCTTTAACAACTTATCAGACAATCTGTGTGGGCACTTGTTGATTGACTTTATTTGAAAATATTATTTAATTTTGAAGTCTTAATAGGTGCTTAAACTAGAAATTCATTTTTACTTAAAAGTAATATGTAAACTTTAGCTAAGCAGTTTATTGAGCGATTAAACTTTTTGAATTGAAGAGTTTGATCATGGCTCAGATTGAACGCTGGCGGCAGGCTTAACACATGCAAGTCGAACGGTAACAGGGAGAAAGCTTGCTTTCTTTGCTGACGAGTGGCGGACGGGTGAGTAATGCTTGGGAATCTGGCTTATGGAGGGGGATAACTACGGGAAACTGTAGCTAATACCGCGTAATATCTTCGGATTAAAGGGTGGGACTTTCGGGCCACCTGCCATAAGATGAGCCCAAGTGGGATTAGGTAGTTGGTGGGGTAAAGGCCTACCAAGCCGACGATCTCTAGCTGGTCTGAGAGGATGACCAGCCACACTGGAACTGAGACACGGTCCAGACTCCTACGGGAGGCAGCAGTGGGGAATATTGCACAATGGGGGGAACCCTGATGCAGCCATGCCGCGTGAATGAAGAAGGCCTTCGGGTTGTAAAGTTCTTTCGGTGATGAGGAAGGCAGGTAAGTTAATAGCTTACTTGATTGACGTTAGTCACAGAAGAAGCACCGGCTAACTCCGTGCCAGCAGCCGCGGTAATACGGAGGGTGCGAGCGTTAATCGGAATGACTGGGCGTAAAGGGCACGCAGGCGGTGACTTAAGTGAGATGTGAAAGCCCCGGGCTTAACCTGGGAATTGCATTTCATACTGGGTCGCTAGAGTATTTTAGGGAGGGGTAGAATTCCACGTGTAGCGGTGAAATGCGTAGAGATGTGGAGGAATACCGAAGGCGAAGGCAGCCCCTTGGGAATATACTGACGCTCATGTGCGAAAGCGTGGGGAGCAAACAGGATTAGATACCCTGGTAGTCCACGCTGTAAACGCTGTCGATTTGGGGATTGGGCTTTGAGCTTGGTGCCCGTAGCTAACGTGATAAATCGACCGCCTGGGGAGTACGGCCGCAAGGTTAAAACTCAAATGAATTGACGGGGGCCCGCACAAGCGGTGGAGCATGTGGTTTAATTCGATGCAACGCGAAGAACCTTACCTACTCTTGACATCCAAAGAAGAACTCAGAGATGAGTTTGTGCCTTCGGGAACTTTGAGACAGGTGCTGCATGGCTGTCGTCAGCTCGTGTTGTGAAATGTTGGGTTAAGTCCCGCAACGAGCGCAACCCTTATCCTTTGTTGCCAGCGATTCGGTCGGGAACTCAAAGGAGACTGCCAGTGATAAACTGGAGGAAGGTGGGGATGACGTCAAGTCATCATGGCCCTTACGAGTAGGGCTACACACGTGCTACAATGGCGTATACAGAGGGAAGCAATATGGCGACATGGAGCAAATCTCACAAAGTACGTCTAAGTCCGGATTGGAGTCTGCAACTCGACTCCATGAAGTCGGAATCGCTAGTAATCGCAAATCAGAATGTTGCGGTGAATACGTTCCCGGGCCTTGTACACACCGCCCGTCACACCATGGGAGTGGGTTGTACCAGAAGTAGATAGCTTAACGGAAACGGGGGCGTTTACCACGGTATGATTCATGACTGGGGTGAAGTCGTAACAAGGTAACCGTAGGGGAACCTGCGGTTGGATCACCTCCTTACCAAAATGAAGCGACTGCAAGTGTTCACACAGATTGTTTGATAAAGATTGACAAAAAGAGTGGTATTCATTAGAATATTGCTCCTAAATAAATGGACGTCGTTGAGAGCATCTTTAAATGTTGTCCCCATCGTCTAGAGGCCTAGGACATCGCCCTTTCACGGCGGTAACCGGGGTTCGAATCCCCGTGGGGACGCCATTTAAAGATGACTTTTGTTGTCTAAATTGTTCTTTAAAAAATTGGAAACAAGCTGAAAAACTGAGAGATTTTTCAAGTCAGCGATGAATAAGCAAATGATTCTGCTGATAAATAAGAAAAGTCTGAGTAGTAAAAAATCTTAACTGAACAAAAGCAGTTAAGTGTTTAGTAGTTAATATCAGTCTCGAATGTCTTATCTTTCTTTAAGATAAAGAAAGTAAAAATGTTTGAGGTTGTATGGTTAAGTGACTAAGCGTACACGGTGGATGCCTTGGCAATCAGAGGCGATGAAGGACGTGCTAATCTGCGATAAGCTTGGATGAGTCGATAAGAGGCGTTTAATCCAAGATGTCCGAATGGGGAAACCCAGTAGATGAAGAATCTACTATCACTTGTTGAATACATAGGCAAGTGAGGCAAACCGGGAGAACTGAAACATCTAAGTACCCCGAGGAAAAGAAATCAACCGAGATTCCGTGAGTAGTGGCGAGCGAAAGTGGAAGAGCCTGTCAGTAATAGCAGTTTTGTTAGAGGAATGAGTTGGGAAGCTCAGCAATAAAGGGTGATAGCCCCGTACTCGAAAACATTATTGTGGTACTAAGCTGACGACAAGTAGGGCGGGACACGAGAAATCCTGTTTGAAGATGGGGGGACCATCCTCCAAGGCTAAATACTCCTGATTGACCGATAGTGAACCAGTACTGTGAAGGAAAGGCGAAAAGAACCCCAGTGAGGGGAGTGAAATAGAACCTGAAACCGTGTACGTACAAGCAGTGGGAGCCCGAAAGGGTGACTGCGTACCTTTTGTATAATGGGTCAGCGACTTATATTTTGTAGCGAGGTTAACTGAATAAGGGAGCCGAAGGGAAACCGAGTCTTAACTGGGCGTTGAGTTGCAAGGTATAGACCCGAAACCCGGTGATCTAGCCATGGGCAGGTTGAAGATTGGGTAACACTAATTGGAGGACCGAACCGACTAATGTTGAAAAATTAGCGGATGACTTGTGGCTGGGGGTGAAAGGCCAATCAAACCGGGAGATAGCTGGTTCTCCCCGAAATCTATTTAGGTAGAGCCTTGAGCGGACACCTTCGGGGGTAGAGCACTGTTTCGGCTAGGGGTCCATCCCGGATTACCAACCCG
This genomic window from Actinobacillus porcitonsillarum contains:
- the glnA gene encoding type I glutamate--ammonia ligase, producing the protein MSNANAIANVAKLIRDNDIKFVLLRFTDIKGKEHGVSLPVSLVADDLEDLFEEGKMFDGSSVEGWRAINKADMLLMPIPETAVVDPFAQIPTLSIRCSIYDPNTMQSYDRDPRSIAIRAENYLKSTGIADNVMFGPEPEFFLFDDVRFSTEMNNVSYHIDDIEAAWNTNRKYENGNNAYRPLKKGGYCAVAPIDTAHDIRSEMCLILEEMGLVIEAHHHEVATAGQNEIATKFNSLTLKADETQIYKYVVQNVALEHGKTACFMPKPFAGDNGSGMHCNMSLSKDGKNVFMGDKYAGLSETALYYIGGIIKHAKALNAFTNPTTNSYKRLVPGFEAPVLLAYSASNRSASIRIPAVTSPKATRVEARFPDPMANPYLCFAALLMAGLDGVINKIHPGDAMDKNLYDLPPEELKDIPAVSSSLGEALDNLEKDYEFLIQGGVFSKEFIDAFIAIKRKEVERLNMTPHPVEFEMYYA